The window ATATGGGTGATTCCTGGGCATCGGAATATGTGATCATCAAAGCTCTGGAAAACGGGGTAACGATCATGGGTCTTACCCGGGGGCGGGAAACCAAGTTCCATCACACGGAAAAATTGGACCGGGGCGAAATAATGGTGGCCCAGTTTACCGAGCACACGGCGGCAATCAAGATCCGGGGCCGGGCTGAAGTCTACACCAGACACGGGATGATCTGCACTGAGAATCACGGTATCCAGGGCTGACGCTCTGGATATAATTCTTTCTAGTCAAAAAAGGAATTTCGGACCGAAGGGTGAAGGTACTTTTGGTGACTGGAAGGAATGGAGGCTTTTCCCGTGTGGACCGTAGTTTATATTACCCCGAACGTGACTGAAGCAGAAACCATCCGGGATCACTTGAGCCGCGAGGGTGTGCTGGTCAGACTGCGCAAGATCGGTCCGGAAGACGGTGACGGCCAATCACTGGAGATTCTGGTGCCTGAAGCCGAAGTTGGTGAAGCGCTAGAAGTACTGAACACCTTGTAGGAACGAAAGAGGTGGAGAGTCGTTTTTGACTTGTTCAAGAAATCCAAGTACTTTACGGTCCGGCCGGAAACAAAGCGGGAAATACCGGAGGGCCTCTGGATCAAGTGCCAGTGCGGCGCGATTCTCTTTGCCAAGGACCTGGAGCGGAACCTGAAAGTCTGCCAGAAATGTGCCCACCACTTCCGGCTCACCGCGAGGGAACGGATTAGGATCACACTGGATACGGAGGATTTCGAAGAACTGGACGCCGGGCTTGCCCCGCGGGACCTGCTGGGATTCCCCGGCTATGCCGAGCGGCTGGCGGCGAACCAGAAGCAGACCGGGCTGAATGAAGCCGCGATCAGCGCCGAGGGAACCATTGGCGGTCACCGGGTGGTGCTGGTGGTCATGGATTCCCATTTCATTATGGGCAGCATGGGTACGGTGGTCGGGGAGAAAGTGGCCCGCGCCGCCGAACACGCTGTACGGAACAGACTGCCGCTGATTGTATTTTCTGCTTCCGGGGGGGCCCGGATGCAAGAAGGGATTCTCTCCCTTATGCAGATGGCCAAAACGGCGGCGGCCATCGGCCGATTGGATAGCGCCGGCCTGCTGTACGTGTCGGTGCTTACCGATCCGACCATGGGCGGGGTCAGTGCGAGCTTTGCTTTTCTGGGGGACATCATCTTGGCTGAGCCCGGAGCGCTCATTGGGTTTGCCGGGCCGCGGGTGATCGAGCAGACTATCCGGCAGAAATTGCCGGACGGCTTTCAACAGGCGGAGTTTTTGCAGGAGCACGGGTTTGTCGACGCGGTGGTGCCCCGCAGCCGGCTGAAGGACACACTGATCAAGATTATTGGTATGCACCAAGCGGGGTGACACATTAATGCCGACTGTGTTTGATTTTGAACGGCCGATCTCGGAACTGGAGACCAAGATTGAGGAGTTAAAGCAGTTTTCCGCCGAGAAGGGGCTGGATTTGAAACACGAAATCGAGGTGCTCGCCGAACGGGCGGCCACGCTTAAGAAAACCATTTACGGCGACCTGAGCCCTTGGCAGAAGGTGCTCATTGCGCGGCACCCGGACCGTCTGGGCTCGCGGGACTACATTGAGAGCTTCTGCTCCGAGTTCATCGAGCTCCACGGGGACCGGGCCTTCGGCGACGATCCCGCCGTGATCGGCGGTATCGGCCGGATGAACGGCTATGTGGTCACCGTGGTGGGTCACCAAAAGGGTCGGGACACCAAGGAGAACCTGGCCCGCAACTTCGGTATGATTCACCCGGAGGGGTGCCGGAAGGTGCTGCGGCTGGCCAGGCAGGCCGAAAAGTTCCAGCGGCCGCTGATTTGCCTGATCGACACTCCCGGGGCACACTGCGGCATCGGGGCGGAGGAACGCGGGCAGGCCGAAGCCATCGCCCGGAACATATCGGCTCTAAGCACACTACGGGTGCCGATCGTCGTGGTGGTCATCGGTGAGGGGGGCAGCGGTGGCGCACTGGCGCTGGGGATCGGGGACCGCCTGTTAATGCAGGAGCACGCCGTTTTTTCCGTCAGTTCCCCGGAAGCCTGTGCCAGCATATTGTGGAAGGATGCGGGCCGGGCCCGTGAAGCTGCGGAGGTGCTGAAAATGACCGCCCAGGATCTGCTCTCCCTGGGAGTGATCGATGAGATTGTTCCCGAACCCTTGGGCGGCGTCCACCGGGATCCGGGGCAGGCGGTGGAGATGCTTCGGGAAAGCCTGTTCCGGAACCTTGATGAACTTTGCCGAATGGACCTCGAACAATTACTGCAAGCCCGCTATCATAAATACCGGACAATCGGAAACTTATAAGTTTAAGAACTAATGCATCATCCCCGACCAGATCGGGGGTGTTTGTCTATGACCGCCCATGCGGCCATTGACGCAAGCCGGAAGGAGTAGCGGGTTTTGCAGCGGATAGGGGTTTTGACCAGCGGTGGGGACGCCCCCGGGATGAACGCCGCGATCCGGGCCGTGGTGCGCAAGGCCATCTACCACGGTCTCGAAGTGATGGGTGTCAGCCGCGGTTTTGCCGGGTTCATCGACGCGGACATCGGACCCATGCAGGTCGGTTCGGTGGCCGATATCATCCACCGGGGCGGGACCATCCTGCGCACCGCCCGATCGGACGAGTTCCAGACGCGGTCGGGCCGGGCGCGCGCTTATCAGAACGTGGAGCGTTTTCGTATTCAGGGGCTGGTGATCATCGGCGGGGACGGTTCTTTTATGGGGGCGAAGCTTTTTCATGAGGAGTTCCAGGTGCCGGTAGTTTGCATTCCGGCCACGATTGACAACGA is drawn from Candidatus Desulforudis audaxviator MP104C and contains these coding sequences:
- the mtrB gene encoding trp RNA-binding attenuation protein MtrB — its product is MGDSWASEYVIIKALENGVTIMGLTRGRETKFHHTEKLDRGEIMVAQFTEHTAAIKIRGRAEVYTRHGMICTENHGIQG
- a CDS encoding acetyl-CoA carboxylase carboxyltransferase subunit alpha, whose product is MPTVFDFERPISELETKIEELKQFSAEKGLDLKHEIEVLAERAATLKKTIYGDLSPWQKVLIARHPDRLGSRDYIESFCSEFIELHGDRAFGDDPAVIGGIGRMNGYVVTVVGHQKGRDTKENLARNFGMIHPEGCRKVLRLARQAEKFQRPLICLIDTPGAHCGIGAEERGQAEAIARNISALSTLRVPIVVVVIGEGGSGGALALGIGDRLLMQEHAVFSVSSPEACASILWKDAGRAREAAEVLKMTAQDLLSLGVIDEIVPEPLGGVHRDPGQAVEMLRESLFRNLDELCRMDLEQLLQARYHKYRTIGNL
- the accD gene encoding acetyl-CoA carboxylase, carboxyltransferase subunit beta, with the translated sequence MFKKSKYFTVRPETKREIPEGLWIKCQCGAILFAKDLERNLKVCQKCAHHFRLTARERIRITLDTEDFEELDAGLAPRDLLGFPGYAERLAANQKQTGLNEAAISAEGTIGGHRVVLVVMDSHFIMGSMGTVVGEKVARAAEHAVRNRLPLIVFSASGGARMQEGILSLMQMAKTAAAIGRLDSAGLLYVSVLTDPTMGGVSASFAFLGDIILAEPGALIGFAGPRVIEQTIRQKLPDGFQQAEFLQEHGFVDAVVPRSRLKDTLIKIIGMHQAG